In Deefgea piscis, the genomic window ACAGCCTATTGGCTGCTGTTGGCACTTACTCAAGCGCAACTTAATTGAAACTAACGGACTTAATTTATTATGACGATCAAAAAGATTCTGATTGTTGATGACTCGCCAACCGAGCGTCATTTTCTAGGTGAGCTACTCACTAAAAATGGATTTCAAATTATTACTTTGGAATCCGGCGAAGAAGCGGTGAGCCGTACTAAAGAAATCATGCCAGATTTGATTTTGATGGATGTGGTGATGCCGGGAATGAATGGTTTTCAAGCGACTCGTACCATTTCACGCGATGAGCCAACAAAAAATATTCCAATTATTATGTGCACGTCAAAAAACCAAGAAACCGATATGGTGTGGGCAAAGCGCCAAGGTGCAACTGAATACGTGGTTAAACCGGTTGATCCACAAGAGTTACTTAATAAAATCGCCGCCCTATAAGGCTTAATCACTGAGGGCGTACGATGGCAAAAAGAAAAAGCGAAAGAGTGAGTCTGCGTGACTACCAGCAAGGGGTGATGCAGCGCTTACAGAGTGCCACGACCGTGGCGCAGGTCGATGTACGATTAGGTTTGCAAATTGGCAATGACCATTGGCTGGTTGATTTGGGCGATGTGTCCGAAGTGATGCCAGTACCGATGATTGCAGGCGTGCCATTAGCGCATTCATGGTTTAAAGGCGTGGCCAATATTCGTGGTAATTTAGTGAGTGTTGTTGATTTGCCTGCTTTCTTTGGTCAATCCCATCAAGGTTTTACTCAGCTTGCACGCTTAGTTCTCTTGCCATCGCGCCATCTGCCGCACGCCTCTGTCTTGGTCAATAAAATGTTAGGTTTAAAGCATTTGTCTGATTTAGAGGCTTTGCCCTTGGATGCGAGCTCCGCAGCATGGGAAGGGGGGCGATACAAAGATGCTACTGGTCAGGTTTGGCGAGTGTTGGATGTCGTGAAATTAGTCAATGAAGCTGCATTCTTGCAGACAGGTATTGCATAAAAAATCAAAAGTCACTCAGGGGTGGCGTGGGAGGTAGCATGGCAGTGATGGAGCGCATCAGGGGCTTGTTTTCAGGTAGCGATACCGCAGGTAAATCGCAACAAAGCGAAAACAAAAAAGCATTCGATCCATCTAGAACCACTTGGTTTCTAGATAAAATTCGTTTACCCGAAGGTGATGATCTTAAAGCACTGAAGCCAACGCCACTGATTGGCCATTTACCTGCTCGGCAGCAAATGGCGATTTTCTTGCTGACCATGGTTTTGGCGATTATTTTATTTGCAGTAACGGCATTTTTATCGTTTCGCTCTAGCAGCATTAATGCGAGTAACCAAGCCACTGCAACTGAAATGCAAATGTTATCGCAAAGGATTGCTCGTGCATCGACCCAAGCGATTCGTGGTGATGCGGAAGCCTTTAAAGTGTTGGATGAATCCTACAATAACTTTAATGATGATTTAAATAAGCTAATGAATGCCCGTAGCCCTTGGAATTTTTTTCAAGTTTCAGGTGCTGAAGAATTAGCTAAAATTGATACCGTTTGGAATACCTCATTTCGGCCAAATCCAAGTCGACCTACCGTTGACACGATTTTGAAACAAAAAACGGCATTAATGTCGATTGGTCAGAGCGTAGAGGGGATTAATAGTAATGATGCAAAATTGTTAGAATTAACCCAACAATTTGCTTCTTTACTTGCTGATAACGGTGGCACTTTACGTGAATTAGATTACGCCAATCAATTGGCGATGTTGTCGCAAAGAACATCAAAAAATGCCAATGCAATGTTGGCGAGTGAATTGATTAATCCAGAAGTCGTATTTTTGCTCGGCAAAGACGTTTCTACATTTAATGAAATTGTAGAGTCGTTTCTCGAGGGTAACCCTGAATTAAATATTCGCCCTGTTTCTACTACGGCGATGGTCGATAAGCTTGAGCAAATCACAGTCTTATTTAAAGACTTTCAAGTGGTGGTCAGTGCATTTTCTAAAAATATGCAGCCTTTGGTAAATACCCGCTTGGCCAATCAAGCGATTGTCCGTGATTCAGAAAAATTATTGACTGATAGTAAAGTATTGGCTGAGCAATATCATAATTCAGTCGGCGGTATGATTGTGGCTGCAGTTGAGACGGTATTAATTTTTATTGCACTCGCCTCACTCTTATTATTAGTTCGGGTCTTTAATCAAGAGTCAGTAAAACGTCGTTTAGCTTCGGAAGCTGAAAATCGTAAAAATCAGGATGCGATTTTACGTTTGCTCAATGAGATGGGTGATTTGGCTGACGGTGACTTAACGATTCGCGCTTCGGTAACTGAAGATTTAACGGGGGCGATTGCCGATTCGATTAACTTTACGATTGAAGAATTACGTAATCTGATTACCGGTATTAACCGAGCGACAGAGAAAGTGAATGCCTCATCGGCTGAAGCGCAAAGTATTTCCACCGAATTATTGTCAGCTGCAGAGCGCCAATCGAAAGAAATTGAAACCACAAATTACAACGTGGCGCAGATTGTTAACTCAATTCAAGGTGTATCAAGTACCGCAGCTGAATCGGCAACGGTGGCGCAATCGTCATTGGCTGCTGCAGAGTCTGGCGCTGAAGCGGTAAATAACCAAATTCAAGGCATGGGTGAGATTCGCGAGCAAATTCAAGAAACCGCCAAACGAATTAAACGCTTGGGTGAATCGTCACAAGAAATTGGTGAAATTGTTGAATTGATTTCCGACATTACTGAGCAAACCAACGTCTTGGCATTGAATGCGGCCATTCAGGCCGCAGCAGCCGGTGAAGCCGGTCGTGGTTTCTCGGTGGTTGCTGAAGAGGTTCAGCGTTTGGCTGAACGTTCAGGCGAGGCCACTAAGCAAATTGGTGCGATTGTAAAAACCATTCAAGCCGATACGCACGATGCCGTGGCCGCGATGGAGCTGTCGACGCAAGGTGTGGTTGAAGGGGCTAAGTTGTCGGATGCTGCAGGTAGTGCGTTGTCGGAAATTGGTAAAGTTTCGCGTGAACTGGCCCGCTTGATTAGTTCAATTGCGCATGAAACCGAAGATCAAACACTATTGGCGAGCAAAGTGAGTAACACGATGCGCGACATTTTGTCGATTACTGAGCAAACCACAGCAGGTACTCAGCAATCGGCGGTTGCAGTGGGGCAGTTAACGGGCCTAGCCGCAGAGCTAAAAGCATCGGTTTCTGGTTTCAAACTGTCTTAATTAATCTCCAGACCGGCCTGGCCGGTCTTCTTCATGGAGCCCCGCCATGAGTGTGCATACTGAATTTGATAAGGGCTCTTTGTTGTGGGTCAAAGCTGAAATTGATAGCACTTTGGCTCGTGCCAGTGATGCACTTGAGCAATACCGCAGCAACAAAGATACCGCTGTATTAAAACACGCAAAAACCCATTTGCATCAAGCCTATGGTGCGCTCGATTTGGTCGAGTTAACTGGTTTGGCGCGTTTTTGTGATGAAGTTGAGCAAGTGCTGCTGGTGCTTGAACAAGGTGAGCACGATGAGATCGGCTTGCCTTTGGTATTGCGGGCGATTGAAGAAATTGGCCAATATCTAAATCGTTTAACGATAGGGATGCCCAATATCCCCTTGGCCTTATTGCCAACCTTTCGCGAGTTGGCGCAATTACGCGGTGCCAGCGCGTCCGGTGCCGAGTTGTTTTTCCCGCAATTTGTTTTAAGCATGCCACCTGGCTTGCCGCAAAAACACGCCACTGCCATTGAAATGAGCAGCATTGTGAAACAGCAACGCAGTCGTTATGAACGCGCTTTGCTGCGGTGGGTGAAAGGACAAAAAGAAGTTGGCCCAGTGATGGCCGCCAGCTTAGCTGAGCTGGCTAAATATCAAACCACTACCTTGCCTCGGCATTTTTGGTGGGCAGCTGCTGCCGTAGTTGATGGTTTAAGCAGTAATCGTGCTGAGCTTGATCTTGATCCGCAGCAAGTCGTATTGCGGCTTAATTTACAAATCCGACGTTTGGCTGAAGGCTCAAGTAAAGTTGCTGAGCGGCTATTTCGCGATATTTTATATCTATTGCCCCAGCTCGATTGTGATAGCGCCCTTGCGCATCGCTTGGCGCAATCTTTTGCATTGGCCGATTTATTTCCCAATGCACAAACGATTATGTCGCCAGAAAGCATGGCCGCAGAGCAATTGGCTCGCACTTTGCGTGATGACTTAACCATTGCCAAAGAGTCTTGGGCGCGAGTTGCTGCAGGGCAATTAGACAAAGCCAGCACGGTTAAAAACCTGCTGCAACAATTGGCACAAAAATCCAGTCAATTACAAATTCATGGTTTAGATGCCTTATGGCAAGGCTTATTGCCTGCCGTGATGCAAGCGCAGTTGAGTCAAGATTTAGCCCTTGAAATCGCCACCGGTTTATTACTTGCTGACAATGCGCTGGCGATTTACCCGAGTCAGGCTGATGATTTTATTGAACAAGTCGATGCTTTATTGCTGCGTTTACTTGATCCAAGTGCCGTTAATGAATTGCCGCATTTAGATGAAATTAGCCGTGAGGCGCAAGATCGCTTGTTGTTGTCGCATTTGGCGATTGAAATGCACAGCAATTTGCAAGGAATTGAAGAGATCTTGGATGGATTTTTCCGCGATCCAAGCGAGCGGCAAACACTCAATGACATTGAGCCGATGCTCCGTCAGGTGCAAGGCGCGCTGATGATGTTGGATCGGCAAACTGCGGTTGAATTAAGCCATGAGTGCTTACAAAGAATTATTCAGCACGCGAATCACGACGCCAATCCAGAGTTGCATCAACTTGAAGAGCTGGCTGAAGCCTTATCAGCGCTGGGCTTTTATGTGGATGATTTGGCTCAGGAGCGGGATGATGAGGCGGCACTGCTGCCGTTATTATTGCGTTTAACAGGCCGCACTGCAGCACCGGCCGAGGTGGATGAGCGCATTGCATTGGAAGCCGAGCCCGAGCTTGCAACATCAGAGCAGCCTTTACCAACGGCTGCGCCGGCGTCAATTGAAGTGGCTTTGCCAACGTCTGAAGCGGCAATGGACGCTGAGTTACTCGAGGTTTACCTCGAAGAAGCGATTGAGGTGCTGGCGGCTATTGAAATACAGCAAGCCTTATTGCATCACAACCCGCATGACCGCGAAGCATTCACGACGATGCGCCGCAGCTTTCACACGCTCAAAGGTAGTGGCCGCATGGTCGGCTTGTATCAACTTGGTGAAGTGGCTTGGTCGATTGAGCAATTACTTAATAAATGGCTGCAATTGGATAAGCCTGCTTCGCAGCGTTTATTATCTTTGCTCGATTTTACCCATCAAGCTTTTGTTGACTGGGTGGATCAATTACAAAAAACAGGTGTGGTTGCCGTTGAGTCAGCAGCGATTGAGGCTGAAGCACTCGCGCTGCGTCATGAAGCCGATCTGCCTGAGACAGCGCAAGAATCATTGCCTGAAAAGGCGATTGAGGTGGACATCGCCCCCGCTGCCGATATTCAAATTGGTCAGGTATCCGTCTCTGCCACCTTGTTTGCGATTTTCTGTGAAGAGGCGCGTAAATATTTAGTGGCCTTATCGCATGGCGTAGAAGTGCTCGCCGAATCGGGAGCGGTCGAGTCACAATTTGTACTCGCGGCCCATACCCTAGGGGGGATTGCCTCTACAGCTGGCTTTAGACCTCAAGGTGAGCTGGCATACGCCTTAGAGCATGCCTTGCAAAATGGTGCGCAAATTAATCGCGAGCAAGTGCCATTATTTGCCGATGCAGTGCAAACGCTCAATGGCATGATGCAGGATATTTTCGCTGAGCAAGCTCCATGTACCGCTGCGGATTTAATTGCGCGCTTAGTCGCCTTGCATGCCATAGCCGATGAGATCGAACTCAGTGACGATAGCGATACGCTGGAACTGGATGCCATCGGTGATGAGATTCCATTAGCGTTAGATACCAGTACCGAACCAATTGCTGCGCCGCAGTTGGATGCCTTGTTGAGTGATGCGGTGTCGAGCACAGAAGTACCGCTACTCGATCTACCGGAACTTGAATTAACTTGGGATGCCGATCCGCTTGAGCAGCCAGCAGCGCTGGAGCCAATAGATGAGCCTGTGACGCTGGATCTGCCAGAGCTCGCTGATCATTCGGCTGAACCTGCATTGCTTGATTTGGCACCGGCGGCGGCAGACTCAGCAGTGACGGCAGGAAGTGACACGGTTGACTCACTCTTATTGGGTACTGATTTTGTTGCTGATTTGTCATCTGAATTAATCGACTCAGATTTACCCTTGCTTGATTTAATCTTGGCCGAAGATACTCTGCCGGAAACGGAAACGGAAACGGAAACGGAAACGGAAACGGAAACGGAAACGGAAACGGAAACGGAAACGGAAACGGAAACGGAAACGGAAACGGAAGCGGAAGCGGAAACGGAAACGGAAACGGAAACGGAAACGGAAACAGAAACAGAAACAGAAACAGACACAGACACAGACACAGAAGCCGAAGCCGAAGCCGAAGCCGAAGCCGAAGCCGTCAGTCCTGCACCAACCGATGAGCTCATCGAGCCTGAGTTGGATGTATTAACACAATTAATGAGCGTACCCGAGGCCTTTGTGGCCACGGATTTATTGGATAATTTGGCGCAAGCCATTGATGCCGATGAGCCGCATACCCCGCTGGCGCAGTTGATGTCAGCCGATGATGCGCTCAATGCTGCGCGCGCTGAACTGGACGCGATCTTAGTCGATGAAATCGACGAGCAATTGTTGCCGATTTTCATCGAAGAAGGCGAAGAGCTGCTACCGCAATTGAGTAATTCACTGCGCTTACTCAATAGTGGTGAAAATACGCCAGCCACCTTGCAGCAATTAAAACGTACATTGCACACGATTAAGGGTAGCGCCCGGATGAGTGGCGCAATGCGGATGGGTGAAGCGGCGCATCGGATGGAGTCGCGTCTGGTTGAAGCGACCACAGTGAATGCCGAATTACTGGCGCGATTAGATAGCGATTACGATCTGATTCAAGCATTATTTGCTGAGCTTTCACAACCTGTGAAGCGTGAAGAAGGTGCTGTCGTCTCAACTGGCGCGGTAGCGACCATTCCGAAATTGTTGGCTGCGGCTGAAACCGATAATAAAACGGTGATTCGCGTTAAATCCGAATTGATTGATCAATTGGTCAATCAAGCCGGTGAAGTGGCGATTTCGCGTACGCGAATTGAAGCTGAAATGTTGATGTTTAAGAGCTCCTTGCTCGATTTAACTGAAAACGTGATGCGCTTACGCACTCAGTTGCGCGAGCTTGAAATTCAAGCTGAAACGCAAATGCAAGCGCGGGAAAAAGAAGTGCAAGAAATGCACGCCAGCTTTGATCCTTTAGAGTTTGACCGCTTTAGTCGCCTGCAAGAACTCACGCGTTTTATGGCCGAAAGCGTCAATGACGTGGGAACGGTGCAACAAAGTTTATTAAAAAATCTCGATGAATCATCTGCCGCATTGCTAGCGCAATCGCGTATGACTAAAGAGCTGCAGCAAAGCTTGATGCGGGTGCGCATGGTGCCATTTGCCAGCGTGTCCGATCGTTTGTATCGCTTAACCCGGCAAGCCGGTAAAGACGTCGCTAAAAAGGTCAATTTGGAATTAAGCGGTGGTCGCGTTGAAATCGACCGCGGCGTACTCGATAAAATGATTTCGCCGTTTGAGCACATGCTGCGCAATGCGATTGGTCATGGTTTAGAGTCGACGGAAGAGCGTTTGGCGCTAGGTAAGAGTGAGTTTGGCGAGATTAATATTGAAGTTCGCCAAGAAGGCAATGAGTTGGTTCTGGTGCTCAAAGACGACGGTCGTGGTTTGGACTTAGTGAGTATCCAGCAAAAAGCCATTGCTTTAGGCCTGATCAGTGCCGATCAAGTCGTCTCTGAAAATGATCTCTGCCAGCTGATTTTTGAACCGGGTTTCTCCACTGCGGCCACGGTAACGGCGATTTCAGGCCGAGGCATTGGCATGGACGTGGTCAAAAATGAAGTTAGTAATTTGGGCGGCAAGATTGATGTGTCAACCCAAGCTGGGCAAGGCACGACATTTGTCATTCACTTGCCATTGACTTTGGCTGTGGCCCAAGTGCTGTTGGTGAAAGCGGGCGAGCGCTTGATTGCGATTCCATCAGTGATGGTTGAGCAAGTGCAAGAATTGAAAGCGCCAGCCTTGGCGCGGATTTACGATAATCGTGAGCAAGAATGGATGGGGCAGCGTTATCGCTTTGCCTATTTGCCGCGCTTATTGGGCGACAGCAAGTCCATCCCAGAGCAAAAACGGTATTCGACCGTGGTGTTATTGCGCTCAGGCGCCGAGCGCATTGCCATCCATGTGGATCAATTAGTTAAAAACCAAGAGGTGGTGGTTAAACCAATTGGGCCGCAATTGGCGCGGATTCCGGGCGTGGTGGGTGCAACGGTGCTCGGTACCGGTGAAATTGTGATGATTATGAATCCGCTGGCCTTGCAAGCTCAGGCGGCGCATATTCAGGCGCAACAAGCGAGTGAGCGCTTGCAGCATCAAGCGCAGCCAACGATGCCCGAGCAGCTCTCGACTGCACCGGTGGTGATGGTGGTCGATGATTCGCTCACGGTGCGTAAAATCACTGGGCGCTTATTGTC contains:
- a CDS encoding chemotaxis protein CheW, which encodes MAKRKSERVSLRDYQQGVMQRLQSATTVAQVDVRLGLQIGNDHWLVDLGDVSEVMPVPMIAGVPLAHSWFKGVANIRGNLVSVVDLPAFFGQSHQGFTQLARLVLLPSRHLPHASVLVNKMLGLKHLSDLEALPLDASSAAWEGGRYKDATGQVWRVLDVVKLVNEAAFLQTGIA
- a CDS encoding hybrid sensor histidine kinase/response regulator, which encodes MSVHTEFDKGSLLWVKAEIDSTLARASDALEQYRSNKDTAVLKHAKTHLHQAYGALDLVELTGLARFCDEVEQVLLVLEQGEHDEIGLPLVLRAIEEIGQYLNRLTIGMPNIPLALLPTFRELAQLRGASASGAELFFPQFVLSMPPGLPQKHATAIEMSSIVKQQRSRYERALLRWVKGQKEVGPVMAASLAELAKYQTTTLPRHFWWAAAAVVDGLSSNRAELDLDPQQVVLRLNLQIRRLAEGSSKVAERLFRDILYLLPQLDCDSALAHRLAQSFALADLFPNAQTIMSPESMAAEQLARTLRDDLTIAKESWARVAAGQLDKASTVKNLLQQLAQKSSQLQIHGLDALWQGLLPAVMQAQLSQDLALEIATGLLLADNALAIYPSQADDFIEQVDALLLRLLDPSAVNELPHLDEISREAQDRLLLSHLAIEMHSNLQGIEEILDGFFRDPSERQTLNDIEPMLRQVQGALMMLDRQTAVELSHECLQRIIQHANHDANPELHQLEELAEALSALGFYVDDLAQERDDEAALLPLLLRLTGRTAAPAEVDERIALEAEPELATSEQPLPTAAPASIEVALPTSEAAMDAELLEVYLEEAIEVLAAIEIQQALLHHNPHDREAFTTMRRSFHTLKGSGRMVGLYQLGEVAWSIEQLLNKWLQLDKPASQRLLSLLDFTHQAFVDWVDQLQKTGVVAVESAAIEAEALALRHEADLPETAQESLPEKAIEVDIAPAADIQIGQVSVSATLFAIFCEEARKYLVALSHGVEVLAESGAVESQFVLAAHTLGGIASTAGFRPQGELAYALEHALQNGAQINREQVPLFADAVQTLNGMMQDIFAEQAPCTAADLIARLVALHAIADEIELSDDSDTLELDAIGDEIPLALDTSTEPIAAPQLDALLSDAVSSTEVPLLDLPELELTWDADPLEQPAALEPIDEPVTLDLPELADHSAEPALLDLAPAAADSAVTAGSDTVDSLLLGTDFVADLSSELIDSDLPLLDLILAEDTLPETETETETETETETETETETETETETETETEAEAETETETETETETETETETDTDTDTEAEAEAEAEAEAVSPAPTDELIEPELDVLTQLMSVPEAFVATDLLDNLAQAIDADEPHTPLAQLMSADDALNAARAELDAILVDEIDEQLLPIFIEEGEELLPQLSNSLRLLNSGENTPATLQQLKRTLHTIKGSARMSGAMRMGEAAHRMESRLVEATTVNAELLARLDSDYDLIQALFAELSQPVKREEGAVVSTGAVATIPKLLAAAETDNKTVIRVKSELIDQLVNQAGEVAISRTRIEAEMLMFKSSLLDLTENVMRLRTQLRELEIQAETQMQAREKEVQEMHASFDPLEFDRFSRLQELTRFMAESVNDVGTVQQSLLKNLDESSAALLAQSRMTKELQQSLMRVRMVPFASVSDRLYRLTRQAGKDVAKKVNLELSGGRVEIDRGVLDKMISPFEHMLRNAIGHGLESTEERLALGKSEFGEINIEVRQEGNELVLVLKDDGRGLDLVSIQQKAIALGLISADQVVSENDLCQLIFEPGFSTAATVTAISGRGIGMDVVKNEVSNLGGKIDVSTQAGQGTTFVIHLPLTLAVAQVLLVKAGERLIAIPSVMVEQVQELKAPALARIYDNREQEWMGQRYRFAYLPRLLGDSKSIPEQKRYSTVVLLRSGAERIAIHVDQLVKNQEVVVKPIGPQLARIPGVVGATVLGTGEIVMIMNPLALQAQAAHIQAQQASERLQHQAQPTMPEQLSTAPVVMVVDDSLTVRKITGRLLSREGFQVVTAKDGVDALQQLHDVKPAVMLVDIEMPRMDGFELTRNVRVADDTKHIPIIMITSRTAEKHKKYAYELGVNAYLGKPYQEDELLGLIRNFVSAAAQ
- a CDS encoding methyl-accepting chemotaxis protein encodes the protein MAVMERIRGLFSGSDTAGKSQQSENKKAFDPSRTTWFLDKIRLPEGDDLKALKPTPLIGHLPARQQMAIFLLTMVLAIILFAVTAFLSFRSSSINASNQATATEMQMLSQRIARASTQAIRGDAEAFKVLDESYNNFNDDLNKLMNARSPWNFFQVSGAEELAKIDTVWNTSFRPNPSRPTVDTILKQKTALMSIGQSVEGINSNDAKLLELTQQFASLLADNGGTLRELDYANQLAMLSQRTSKNANAMLASELINPEVVFLLGKDVSTFNEIVESFLEGNPELNIRPVSTTAMVDKLEQITVLFKDFQVVVSAFSKNMQPLVNTRLANQAIVRDSEKLLTDSKVLAEQYHNSVGGMIVAAVETVLIFIALASLLLLVRVFNQESVKRRLASEAENRKNQDAILRLLNEMGDLADGDLTIRASVTEDLTGAIADSINFTIEELRNLITGINRATEKVNASSAEAQSISTELLSAAERQSKEIETTNYNVAQIVNSIQGVSSTAAESATVAQSSLAAAESGAEAVNNQIQGMGEIREQIQETAKRIKRLGESSQEIGEIVELISDITEQTNVLALNAAIQAAAAGEAGRGFSVVAEEVQRLAERSGEATKQIGAIVKTIQADTHDAVAAMELSTQGVVEGAKLSDAAGSALSEIGKVSRELARLISSIAHETEDQTLLASKVSNTMRDILSITEQTTAGTQQSAVAVGQLTGLAAELKASVSGFKLS
- a CDS encoding response regulator; the encoded protein is MTIKKILIVDDSPTERHFLGELLTKNGFQIITLESGEEAVSRTKEIMPDLILMDVVMPGMNGFQATRTISRDEPTKNIPIIMCTSKNQETDMVWAKRQGATEYVVKPVDPQELLNKIAAL